A region of the Euryarchaeota archaeon genome:
GAATAATTGGGTAGAAAATAGCCCCGTGGTGAATCGAGGGGCCCAGCCCCGTGGCGCTAGGTGACTCCCTCCGGTCGTCACCCGCGCCCCGGGGCAGAAGAATAATTGGGTGGAAATCAGCCCCGTGGTGTAGCGGCCAATCATACGGGACTTTGGATCCTGTGACTCAGGTTCGAATCCTGACGGGGCTATGAATCCGAGGCGTGGAATTTGAACCGGGAAGCGGAATATGAACCCGGGTCAGGCATAGCCAGTCATCCCCGCCCACCTGGTAGTAGGCAAGCTCATCTGCTTTCGAGCATCCTCAACGCTAGCCTCCAATGATTCCTGGGAGAGTCGACCTTGGACGTGTTCAAGATACGCCTTCGCAATCGTCTCCTCCGGTGTAGATGGCTCCCAATGGTAGCCGGGCAGGATGTCGCGCCGCGCGATCCGATCCTCCAATAGCGGCTGGTTGTAGTGCTTGTTGAAAACGTCCCAACTTATTCCGAGTTGCTCCTGAGCGAGCTTCGGGTTTTCCCGCGCGATCAATGTCCCGACGCTCTTGCGAATGACGTGCGTCGTTATCGGCTTCTGAATCCCGGCGAGTCTCGCGAGGCGCTTCAATGTTCGGTTAATCCATTGGCTGGTCACCACACCTGCCGGCGCGATAAAGACCGGCGTCTCCGAGCCGCGCCACAATGGCGTCGTTCGAAGGTAGTCCACCCATCTGCGCAACCGAACGGCTGCGCGCGGCGTGAGGACCACGTTGTGTTCAGATTTGTTCTTCATGTGTCGAAACAACGCTGCTGGCTTCTCCCAGGCGATGTCGCCGACCGTGAAACGCGCCAAGTAGCTTCGGATGCGGCCTCCCGTACACCAAGCGGTCTCCAAGTAGGTCCGGAACAACTCACGGTAATGCGGCGTCCGGAACTGGTAATGGTCGACCGCGTCGAACATCTTTCGCATGTCGTCCTCGGTGTAATGTTGGACGAGACGAATACGCATGGGAAAACCGCGCATCACGAGGCGTTCGCCCGATTGAGTCGTGCGCCCGAGTGCGGCGCGAACCACGGCGTTCCAGGCTTTGGCGAGGTGGGCGGCGTAACTCTCGCTGATGAACTTCTTATCCACCAGTTCCCGAAGATATTCACGATACGCAGCCACATCCTCGGGTTGGAGTGTCGCGAAGTCCAGCCCCTTTGACGCGAAATCTCGCAGAATACGGGTCAGATCGGCGCGTCGCTGGTTCAGCGTGATTTCGCGCAGTTGCCTTCGTTC
Encoded here:
- a CDS encoding tyrosine-type recombinase/integrase, whose protein sequence is MAGQELKARIGLSNSMKPPFKEFNRQPAESPSTLDRESFRGLSPTQTMDRIIPFIRERRQLREITLNQRRADLTRILRDFASKGLDFATLQPEDVAAYREYLRELVDKKFISESYAAHLAKAWNAVVRAALGRTTQSGERLVMRGFPMRIRLVQHYTEDDMRKMFDAVDHYQFRTPHYRELFRTYLETAWCTGGRIRSYLARFTVGDIAWEKPAALFRHMKNKSEHNVVLTPRAAVRLRRWVDYLRTTPLWRGSETPVFIAPAGVVTSQWINRTLKRLARLAGIQKPITTHVIRKSVGTLIARENPKLAQEQLGISWDVFNKHYNQPLLEDRIARRDILPGYHWEPSTPEETIAKAYLEHVQGRLSQESLEASVEDARKQMSLPTTRWAGMTGYA